In Raphanus sativus cultivar WK10039 chromosome 5, ASM80110v3, whole genome shotgun sequence, the following proteins share a genomic window:
- the LOC108858164 gene encoding uncharacterized protein LOC108858164 produces MTKDHNFSADQDTQPIDSLPSSPSDSGDEKDSWIGNRGDEPFQDDAWINDEYMETQVIIDNDDEFLLCRETQAVDLGFGTQEEPFVDDDQLLQGFDGLATQVLDRSDDDVTVYLVDNSEVSDCGGDSNIGVGGGGNLLTSEDKSSGEHADENMKPMGALDSLSSGHENVKPTGKVTRFASVRSAAFRASAVAAQTILNGDTSTLASSSSGQGATNSSLLQQNFGDVGNQKSVEKKIEGKRTARKLLFEDDSPEENYPSPAGLSYIDSQEPGEASQASALKFVDKLISESGLNFDVETEAEAGYGRRTQVTLNKIPSVKGPQELAKKASFKARAVGNCMFDWDDNREDEGGGDIFLRRKEELLGFASKPSSLPRQLLHESHRRLEVSMDKRKVHSDSRLLQSSVTRSQKMNQAAKKNLGKELDAVYVEGNNKTSDMRDLVALGYDTKVAAEAVDAVCSGKVNGAASYLTGNKLSSPGEDRGVVTRQSRGTKRIQAMGKEELLRRRMNKASPSPAKAYRKSTERSSKSDQLDKKAPCCLKSRKVHTPSRETKKNLVDELDEVSKESNTRMFDRREEVEAGPDTQMAAEVISALHSGDARDEGKKSSRGVVTRKSKRLKGMQAVDDGDVESLKPKTKKAKSVTTTKACEKNMDEAVVSSTEERGRELSNKRCTSKLVKQSSGGEAEVLSYPKRRRSARISQDQITEAERSSEPAFDTPAKAKEPSKNVSPICMGDEYHRLSSRTSNSTREFRSLTTQSVEPILETKSTRKRRELGSVRVLFSQHLDEDVTKHLKKILVKFDISEASSMTEATHFIADSFMRTRNMLEAIASGKPVVTTQWLESIDQVNIYVDEDPYILRDSKKEKEFGFNMGVSLARARQNPLLKGRRVFITPNTKPGLNTITTLVKAVHGQPVERVGRSVLSDDRVPENLLVLSCEEDRDISIPFLERGAEVYSSELVLNGIVTQKLEYERYRLFTDHVRRTRSTIWIRDGKGKFQRR; encoded by the exons ATGACTAAAGATCACAACTTTTCCGCGGATCAAGACACCCAGCCGATTGATTCTCTTCCCTCTTCGCCTTCCGACTCTG GTGACGAGAAAGATAGTTGGATTGGGAATCGTGGCGATGAGCCTTTTCAGGACGATGCTTGGATCAATGATGAGTATATGGAGACTCAGGTCATAATAGACAACGACGATGAGTTTCTTCTCTGTCGGGAAACCCAAGCTGTGGATTTGGGGTTTGGAACTCAAGAAGAACCGTTTGTAGATGATGATCAGTTACTCCAAGGTTTTGATGGCTTGGCTACGCAGGTGCTTGATCGTTCTGATGATGATGTTACTGTTTACTTGGTGGACAACAGCGAGGTCTCTGACTGTGGTGGTGACTCGAACATTGGagttggaggaggaggaaatCTGTTAACGAGTGAAGATAAGAGTAGTGGAGAGCATGCTGATGAGAACATGAAACCAATGGGTGCTCTTGATTCTCTGTCGAGTGGACATGAAAACGTTAAGCCAACCG gaaAGGTGACTAGGTTCGCATCAGTTCGTTCAGCAGCTTTTCGTGCTTCTGCTGTTGCAGCCCAGACGATTCTCAATGGTGACACTTCTActttagcttcttcttcttctggtcaagGAGCCACAAATAGTTCCCTTTTACAACAAAACTTTGGAGATGTAGGGAATCAGAAGTCTgttgaaaagaaaattgaagGAAAAAGAACAGCGAGGAAGCTTTTATTTGAAGATGATTCCCCTGAAGAAAACTACCCTTCTCCTGCTGGTTTGAGTTATATAGACTCTCAAGAGCCTGGCGAGGCATCACAGGCCAGTGCTCTTAAATTCGTTGATAAACTCATTAGCGAGTCAGGTCTAAACTTTGATGTTGaaactgaagctgaagctggttATGGAAGGAGAACACAAGTAACACTAAACAAAATCCCGAGTGTTAAAGGTCCACAAGAATTAGCAAAGAAAGCAAGTTTCAAAGCTAGAGCTGTTGGAAACTGTATGTTCGACTGGGATGATAATCGTGAGGATGAAGGTGGGGGTGATATTTTCCttagaagaaaagaagaactTTTGGGGTTTGCTAGTAAACCTTCTTCCTTGCCTAGACAACTGTTACATGAAAGTCATAGAAGACTTGAAGTTTCAATGGATAAAAGAAAGGTTCATTCTGATTCCAGACTGTTGCAGTCTAGTGTGACTAGGAGCCAAAAGATGAACCAAGCCGCTAAAAAGAATCTTGGCAAAGAGTTAGATGCAGTTTACGTGGAAGGTAATAATAAAACATCTGATATGCGTGATTTGGTGGCTTTAGGGTATGATACAAAAGTGGCTGCTGAAGCTGTTGATGCTGTGTGCTCTGGCAAAGTTAATGGTGCGGCTAGTTATCTTACAGGAAATAAACTGTCGTCACCAGGAGAAGATAGAGGAGTCGTTACTAGACAATCCAGGGGAACTAAGAGGATTCAGGCTATGGGTAAAGAGGAATTGTTGAGAAGAAGGATGAATAAGGCTAGTCCTAGTCCTGCTAAAGCTTACAGGAAGAGTACTGAAAGGTCTTCAAAGAGTGACCAGCTTGATAAGAAAGCTCCATGCTGTTTGAAGAGCAGGAAGGTTCATACTCCTTCACGAGAGACCAAAAAGAATCTTGTTGATGAGTTGGATGAAGTTTCCAAGGAAAGTAATACAAGAATGTTTGATAGGCGTGAAGAGGTAGAAGCAGGCCCTGATACGCAGATGGCTGCTGAAGTGATCAGTGCTCTGCACTCTGGAGACGCCAGGGATGAGGGTAAGAAATCTTCACGTGGAGTTGTTACCAGGAAATCCAAGAGACTTAAGGGGATGCAAGCTGTAGATGATGGTGATGTCGAATCGTTGAAACCAAAAACCAAGAAGGCTAAATCAGTTACTACTACAAAGGCTTGTGAGAAGAATATGGATGAAGCTGTTGTGTCAAGTACAGAGGAAAGAGGCAGAGAATTATCAAACAAACGGTGTACGTCCAAGCTAGTCAAGCAATCAAGTGGAGGTGAAGCAGAGGTGTTGAGTTATCCCAAGCGGAGAAGGTCAGCTCGTATTTCGCAAGATCAGATTACTGAGGCAGAGAGGAGTTCAGAACCTGCTTTTGATACTCCAGCTAAGGCTAAGGAGCCTTCAAAGAATGTATCGCCTATATGCATGGGCGATGAGTATCACAGACTTTCTTCACGTACATCAAACTCTACAAGGGAGTTCCGTAGCTTGACCACACAATCAGTGGAACCTATTCTCGAGACAAAGAGTACAAGAAAACGAAGGGAGTTGGGTAGTGTACGTGTCTTGTTCAGCCAACATCTTGATGAAGATGTGACCAAGCATCTGAAGAAG ATTTTGGTGAAGTTTGATATCTCGGAAGCATCCTCCATGACGGAGGCAACACACTTTATAGCGGATAGTTTTATGCGCACAAGGAACATGCTGGAGGCAATCGCTTCAGGGAAGCCAGTGGTGACAACACAGTGGCTTGAAAGCATTGATCAAGTGAATATTTATGTTGACGAGGATCCTTACATACTCAGAGACtcgaagaaggagaaggagttTGGTTTCAACATGGGGGTTTCTTTGGCTCGTGCACGACAGAATCCCCTACTAAAG GGGAGAAGGGTCTTTATAACCCCAAATACAAAGCCTGGTTTGAACACAATCACAACTTTGGTTAAGGCAGTTCATGGACAG CCTGTGGAAAGAGTGGGAAGATCTGTCCTAAGCGACGATAGGGTCCCAGAGAATCTTCTAGTTTTATCATGTGAAGAGGATCGAGATATCAGCATTCCATTTCTAGAAAGAG GGGCTGAGGTGTATAGCTCTGAGTTAGTGCTGAATGGGATAGTTACTCAGAAACTAGAGTACGAGAG GTACCGTCTCTTCACTGACCATGTTAGGAGAACCAGGTCAACGATATGGATCAGAGATGGTAAAGGTAAGTTCCAACGCCGTTGA
- the LOC108829380 gene encoding protein DMP1-like, producing the protein MSEASSLLIPKENSPASSESMANKSLTGLESLIKLLPTGTLFIYLLLNPVLTNDGECSTSNKVMSSILVALCSFSCVFSCFTDSFKGTDGSRKYGIVTRKGLWTYADPGSVDLSKYKLRIADFVHAGFVVAVFGTLVLLDANTASCFYPRFRETQKTLVMVLPVAVGVVSAGIFAIFPSKRNGLGYAPSGEEEEEEEETKKDSGYA; encoded by the coding sequence ATGTCCGAAGCTTCTTCCTTGCTGATACCCAAAGAAAACTCTCCAGCTTCATCAGAATCAATGGCAAACAAATCTCTCACAGGCCTCGAGAGTCTCATAAAGCTTCTCCCAACAGGAACACTCTTCATTTACCTCTTACTCAACCCGGTCCTCACAAACGACGGTGAATGCTCCACATCTAACAAGGTCATGTCAAGCATTCTCGTCGCTCTTTGCAGCTTCTCATGCGTTTTCTCATGCTTCACCGATAGTTTCAAAGGCACGGATGGGTCAAGAAAGTATGGTATAGTCACCAGAAAGGGTCTTTGGACTTACGCTGATCCAGGATCCGTGGATCTGTCTAAGTACAAGCTTAGGATTGCTGATTTCGTTCACGCGGGTTTCGTTGTGGCTGTGTTTGGAACGCTTGTGTTGCTTGACGCTAATACCGCAAGCTGCTTTTATCCGCGGTTTAGAGAAACTCAAAAGACTTTGGTCATGGTTTTGCCTGTGGCTGTGGGCGTTGTCTCGGCAGGTATCTTCGCTATTTTTCCTAGCAAACGGAATGGACTCGGGTATGCTCCAAGtggtgaggaggaggaggaggaggaggagaccaAGAAGGATTCTGGCTATGCATGA
- the LOC108859129 gene encoding protein DMP2, whose amino-acid sequence MSTTFKAIRDRTYSGVGDLIRLLPTGTVFLFQFLNPVLTNNGHCLLINKYLTGALIVICAFSCCFTCFTDSYRTSDGYVHYGVATVKGLWPDSSSKDLSSYRLRVGDFVHAFFTLIVFSVISLLDANTVNCFYPGFGSTGKIFLMVLPPVIGVISSVVFTVFPSRRHGIGNPSENNDDNASEMEK is encoded by the coding sequence ATGTCGACAACCTTCAAAGCCATAAGAGACCGGACATACTCAGGTGTAGGTGACCTCATCAGACTCCTCCCGACAGGAACCGTCTTCTTGTTCCAGTTCTTAAACCCTGTCTTAACGAACAATGGACATTGCCTCCTAATCAACAAATACTTAACTGGAGCTCTTATCGTTATATGCGCCTTCTCTTGCTGCTTCACTTGCTTCACCGATAGCTACCGAACAAGCGACGGTTACGTTCACTATGGAGTCGCTACTGTGAAGGGTCTCTGGCCAGATTCTTCTTCAAAGGATCTGTCTTCGTATCGGCTTAGAGTTGGAGATTTCGTCCACGCTTTCTTCACTCTTATCGTTTTCAGCGTTATTTCTTTGTTGGATGCTAATACTGTTAACTGTTTTTATCCTGGCTTCGGTTCCACTGGGAAGATTTTCCTAATGGTTTTGCCTCCGGTGATCGGAGTTATCTCCAGCGTTGTCTTCACGGTGTTCCCTAGTAGACGTCACGGAATTGGGAATCCGTCCGAGAACAATGACGACAATGCTTCTGAGATGGAGAAATGA
- the LOC108861420 gene encoding UDP-glycosyltransferase 84A2, producing MERSSSPLPPHVMLVSFPGQGHVNPLLRLGKLLASKGLLVTFVTTESWGKKMRTANKIQDRALKPIGKGYLRFDFFDDGLPEDDDASRTNLTVLRPQLELVGQQEIKNLVKRYKEVMKQPVTCLINNPFVSWVCDVAEDLQIPCAVLWVQSCACLASYYYYHHKLVDFPTETDPKIEVRIPCMPLLKHDEIPSFVHPFSPYSGLREVIIDQIKRLHKPFAVLIDTFYSLEKDIIDHMTNLSLPGVVRPLGPLYKMAKTLICDDIKGDMSETRDDCMEWLDSQPVSSVVYISFGTVAYVKQEQINEIAFGVLNAGVSFLWVIRQQELGINRERHVLPEELKGKGKVVEWCSQEKVLAHPSVVCFVTHCGWNSTMEALSSGVPTVCFPQWGDQVTDAVYMIDVLKTGVRLSRGETEERVVPREEVAERLREVTKGEKATELKKNALKWKEEAETAVARGGSSDRNLDEFVEKLGVKPVAKQNGSLNQNGRVQELLMQKS from the coding sequence ATGGAACGATCATCTTCCCCTTTACCTCCTCATGTTATGCTTGTATCTTTCCCAGGACAAGGCCACGTTAACCCACTTCTTCGTCTGGGCAAGCTCTTAGCCTCAAAGGGTTTACTCGTCACTTTTGTCACAACAGAATCATGGGGCAAAAAGATGCGAACCGCCAACAAAATTCAAGACCGAGCCCTCAAACCTATAGGTAAAGGTTATCTCCGGTTCGATTTCTTCGACGACGGGCTCCCTGAAGACGACGACGCTAGCAGAACCAACTTAACCGTCCTCCGACCACAACTCGAGCTTGTCGGACAACAAGAGATCAAAAACCTAGTAAAACGTTACAAGGAAGTGATGAAACAGCCCGTGACGTGTCTCATCAACAACCCTTTCGTTTCTTGGGTCTGTGACGTAGCGGAAGATCTTCAAATCCCCTGTGCTGTTCTCTGGGTCCAGTCTTGCGCTTGCTTAGCTTCTTACTATTATTACCACCACAAGCTTGTTGACTTCCCGACCGAAACAGATCCCAAGATCGAAGTTCGAATCCCATGCATGCCTCTCTTAAAACACGACGAGATCCCATCTTTCGTCCATCCTTTTTCACCTTATTCTGGTTTAAGAGAAGTGATCATAGATCAGATCAAACGTCTTCACAAGCCTTTCGCTGTTCTCATCGATACTTTCTACTCCTTGGAGAAAGATATCATCGACCACATGACAAACCTCTCTCTCCCTGGCGTCGTCAGACCGCTCGGACCGCTTTACAAAATGGCGAAAACGCTAATTTGTGATGACATCAAAGGAGATATGTCTGAGACAAGGGATGACTGCATGGAGTGGTTGGACTCACAGCCTGTTTCCTCCGTTGTTTACATCTCTTTCGGCACCGTGGCTTACGTGAAACAAGAACAGATCAACGAGATTGCGTTCGGCGTTTTAAACGCTGGCGTTTCGTTCTTGTGGGTGATTAGACAACAAGAGTTAGGTATAAACAGAGAGAGGCATGTTCTGCCTGAAGAACTCAAAGGGAAAGGTAAAGTCGTTGAGTGGTGTTCGCAAGAGAAAGTCTTGGCTCATCCTTCTGTGGTTTGTTTCGTGACTCATTGTGGATGGAACTCGACTATGGAGGCTTTGTCTAGTGGAGTCCCAACGGTCTGTTTTCCTCAGTGGGGAGATCAAGTCACCGACGCTGTTTACATGATCGACGTCTTGAAGACGGGAGTGAGGCTTAGCCGTGGAGAGACGGAGGAGAGGGTGGTGCCTAGAGAGGAAGTAGCGGAGAGGCTGAGAGAAGTTACTAAAGGAGAGAAAGCGACAGAGCTGAAGAAGAATGCTTTGAAATGGAAGGAGGAGGCGGAAACGGCTGTGGCTCGGGGTGGCTCGTCTGATCGGAATCTTGATGAGTTTGTGGAGAAGTTGGGCGTGAAACCTGTGGCTAAACAGAACGGAAGTCTTAATCAAAACGGACGTGTTCAAGAACTTTTAATGCAAAAGTCATAA
- the LOC108857601 gene encoding senescence/dehydration-associated protein At4g35985, chloroplastic-like — MGCFGPSKSSRTRNQERDTTRKTPPQPQHQTVRAEEILLQIPRCRVHLIDESEAVELASGDFKLVKVSDNGVTLAMIVRIGHDLQWPVIKDEPVVKLDARDYLFTLPVKDGDPLSYGVTFSGDDRDVAVVNSLKLLDEFLKENSCFSYSASSKVDNGIDWKEFAPRIEDYNNVVAKAIAGGTGHIIRGLFSCSNAYTNQVHKGGEVMITKADQEKSGASQRNGGYNSGNSSSTERKNGINTNLQRVRKLSMATEQLSKTMLNGAGVVSGSVMVPVMKSKPGKAFFSMVPGEVLLASLDALNKILDAAEAAERQALSATSRAATRMVSERFGENAGEATGDVLATAGHAAGTAWNVFQIRKSFYPSSSLKSGIVRNAPRK; from the exons ATGGGATGTTTCGGACCATCAAAATcttcaagaacaagaaaccaagaACGAGACACCACTCGAAAAACTCCACCTCAACCTCAACACCAAACCGTGAGAGCTGAAGAGATTCTATTACAAATTCCAAGATGTAGAGTCCATCTCATCGACGAATCCGAAGCTGTGGAGCTCGCCTCAGGTGACTTCAAGCTCGTCAAAGTCTCAGACAACGGCGTGACTCTTGCTATGATCGTCAGAATCGGACATGACCTTCAGTGGCCAGTGATTAAAGACGAGCCGGTTGTGAAACTCGACGCACGTGACTACCTCTTCACACTTCCGGTTAAAGACGGTGATCCACTTAGCTACGGGGTCACTTTCTCCGGCGACGACAGAGATGTAGCCGTAGTGAACAGCTTGAAGTTGCTTGACGAGTTCTTGAAGGAGAACTCTTGTTTCTCGTACTCGGCTTCGAGTAAAGTTGACAATGGAATCGACTGGAAAGAGTTTGCTCCGAGGATTGAAGATTATAACAACGTTGTTGCTAAGGCGATTGCTGGAGGAACAGGACATATCATTAGAGGACTCTTCAGTTGCAGCAATGCTTACACCAACCAG GTTCACAAGGGAGGTGAAGTAATGATTACAAAGGCTGATCAGGAGAAGAGTGGTGCCTCTCAGAGAAATGGAGGTTACAACAGTGGAAACTCCAGCAGTACCGAGAGGAAAAATGGAATCAACACAAACCTTCAGCG AGTGAGGAAGCTTTCAATGGCAACAGAGCAGCTGAGCAAGACGATGTTGAATGGTGCTGGAGTTGTGAGCGGCTCTGTGATGGTTCCTGTGATGAAGTCGAAACCAGGGAAAGCTTTCTTCTCCATGGTTCCAGGGGAGGTTCTCTTGGCTTCACTTGATGCCCTTA ATAAAATACTAGATGCAGCAGAAGCCGCAGAGAGACAAGCTCTTTCTGCTACATCCAGGGCTGCTACCAGAATGGTCAGTGAGAG GTTTGGAGAGAACGCAGGGGAGGCGACGGGAGACGTACTAGCAACTGCGGGCCACGCGGCTGGAACAGCATGGAATGTTTTTCAGATCCGCAAGTCTTTCTATCCTTCATCTTCTCTCAAATCTGGGATCGTAAGAAATGCTCCAAGAAAGTGA